GGTGAAGACTCTCTCCGATCATCTCTACATAGAGATGAGTCTCCCGGCCGTCCCCTACCGTGCCGGCCTCGACTCCGCCGAACGAAGACGTTGCCCCGCCCCCCTCGCTCCGGAGAGAGCGGTGAGGCGGGATCGAGGCTTTCCGAAATGGGCGCTTTCTCGGCTCGATGCGGACGCCCTGGCGGCCGCGATCGCTGCCTCCGAGTGAGCCAATGAGGACGAGGACGGGGGCAACAATAACGACCCCCCGGGCCCCCTCACCCACGAATGGGTGGAGGAGAAGGCGCGATCCTTGCGGAAGGATTTCCAGCAAGTGTGCGACTGCGCAATGCCTCGCGCCCTGGAGACTCCCGCTGGCCGCGGGCGCCGCGCGGCCTATTGGTGGTCCCGGGAGATCGCTCAGCTTCGGACGGTCGCGATCGCCGTGCGTAGAGCGCTGCAGAGGGTCCGTCGTTGCCGCGGACCCGATGCAGTGCTCGGAgaggccaccgcacaagcggagtgccgccgcgcgcgcgctgccCTCGGGGCGGCTATCAGGACGGCGAAGGCCAGGGCCTGGGAGGAGTTACTGGCCTCCCTCGAGATGGATTCGTGGGGGCGTCCGTACAGAGCGGCCATGAGGAAGCTCAGGCCGCGGACTCCCCCGTTGACGGAGACTAGAGCCAGATTTTGTGAGTTGGGTGGTGGGCTTTCTCTTCCAGGCCGGGGAAGGGACGCCCCCCCCCCGACCGGCTCACCCCCGCTATGCCCCGAAGAGCGAGAGCGATGCCGGGGACAGCGGGAAGGTTAGGGACGTCGACGCCGGGGATTGAGGAAAATGGGCGCCGGTAGGCCTCCCGGCCTGGACGGGGTCCCCGGACGGGACCTGGGCCTGGCCATTCGGTCCGGGTGGGGCCGTCGCGTGGCGCGGCTGTACTTCACGTGCTTGCTGGTCGGCCGCTTCCCTCCAGTCTGGAAGGAAGCCAAGTTAGTGCTTCTTCCCAAAGAGGGCAAGGAGGGCGGGACGAATAGGCCAATTTGCCTGCTCGACGAGGCCGGCAAGTTATTTGAACGGGTAGTTGCCGGCCGCGTCAACCGCCATCTGAGCGGGGATGGTCCGCAGCTCCACCGGGAACAGTTCGGCTTCCGCGAAGGCAGATCGACGATTGACGCGATCTTGCGCGTCCGGGCCCTCGCGGGAGGACGGGTGTCATGCACACGGATGGGTGTCGCGTTGGATATTAGTAACGCGTTCAATACCCTGCCCTACGACCGGATACGCGGGGTGCTGATAAGACGCGAGGTGCCCGCGTATTTGAGACGGGTTGTAGCGGACTATCTCCGCGGCAGGCAATTGGCCTATCGAGACTAGGACGGGGTCCTGGTGCAAAGGGCCGTGCACCGGAGTATCCCATAGGGGTCCGTGTTGGGACCCCTGTTGTGGAACCTCGGGTACGATACGGTCCCGCAAATTGCTCTCCCCCCGGCTGTGATGTCGTCTGCTACGCCGACGACACTATCGTGGTGGCCGGAGGGTTCGACTTGGGGGAAAGCGAGAAAAACAGCCGAGCAGGCTGTGCAGCGAATCGTGCGCGCCATCGAGGGTCTAGGCCTCGAGGTGGCGCGGAGAAAGACGGAGGCCCTGTACTTCCACAGGGCCTTTGTCAGGGGTGGTCCCCCGCCAACCGGAAGGCCCTGGGTCCTCGTTGGCGACACCCCCGTCCGTATCGGGCCCTACGTCAAATACCTGGGCCTGATCTTGGACGGCTCCTGGACCTTTGGAGAACACTTTCGTCGGTTGGCCTCGCGTTTGGAGAGGGCGGCGACCGCGGTTGGTCGCCTGCTCTCCAACGTCGGGGGCCCCGGGGCAGGAGTGCGTCGCCTGTACGGGGGGGGTAGTGCAAGCGATGGCACTGTACGGTGCGCCAGTCTGGGCCGACGCCCTGATGGCCAAAAAGAATCGAAGAAGTGTGTCGCTGCTGCCCTCTGTGCAGCGGCACATGGCCATCAGGGCTGCAAAAGCGTACCATACTACTTCCcacgcggcggcgacggcctTGTCGGGCATGCCCCCTTGGATCTAGTCGCGAGGACTCAGGCCCGAATCTACGAGCGGACGCGGCAGATCCGGGAGGGGGGCGGGATGGTGACGGACAGGGTCCGTCGCCTACTGAGGCTCCAGGCCTGGCGGTCCCTTATCGAAGAGTGGCGCGCGCGCCTGAGCAGTCCAAGCTGCGCAGGCCAATGGACCGTCGGGGCCCTGGCCCCGGTGCTGGCGGATTGGCTGGACCGGGGTTGGGGCAGAGTGTCCTTCCGGATGGCATAGATGTTCATCGGACACGGATGTTTCAGTGATTTTCTGTGCCAAATCTGGAAGGAAAACACGACTTGCTGCCACCATTGCTCGGTGAAGACGGACGAAAAGGGGGACACCGCGCTCCACACGCTGGCGGTCTGCCCGGTGTGGGAACGGGAGCGCGGTGTCCTAAGGGCCAAGTTGAGGTCCGGCGAGGATTTGTCCCTCGGCACGCTCGTAAAGGCGATGCTGAGAGACGAGTCCGCCTGGAAGGCGGTCTTCTCCTTCTGCAAGACAGTCATGTCGCGGAAGGAGGAGGCCGAGAGAGTAAAGAGGGGCGAGGGGGGCCCTCGCGGGTCCCCCCACCCGACTTGGGTGACCCCGGCGCGGAAGGCTCACCCCGTCGCCGACGTCGCGGTCGTCCTCCGGATCGGGGAGCGGAGGACCGCGACTGGGCTTTgatgccccccccccccggccGCCACCGCCGCGGTCCCGCCCGGGCCGACGGTGGGTGGCGGTAGGGAACAGACGGAGACGCCCCCCGAATAACGACGGGGGAAAAAGAGGAGACGTTGGCACGACTCGCCAAAACAACGCAAGCGAGGAGGCGGGCCCGGAGGGATGGTCGGGGTCGCCAGCGTAACGCGGCCCGGCCCTCCCCTTGGGTCCTAAAATCCTTTGCCCGTTGGGGGGCTCGGCCTCATGGCCTATGGCCTGGGCATGGGCCACCCCACTATATAGAGCGGCggtcggggggggggggcggagGCTGCCTAGGACAACGTTTGATCCCTGCTCTCCGCCCCTTCGACCGGAGAAAAAAAACCTCGGGGGGCACAACATCAGCCCCCccgtctctctttttccgcACACCGcggagtgagagagagaaagagagtggtGGCGACGGGGGAGAAACGTCAAGTCTCTCCCGCCCCCGCATACGGGCCGGTCCGAACCACATGGACCGTCCGGGGGAGCGGGGCTCTCCCCTTAACTGGAAACGTCCGCCCTGCTCCTCCGGAGGAATGCGCGCCCCGCCATATGGCACGCCAGCGCGGGTGGGGAAGGCACCGGCATGATGCTGGGTAGCGATTCCCGGTGGGTTCCCCAAATCGCGCTGTATAGGCCATCCGAGGTGGATTTAGTGGGTAGTGCGGGTATTGCACGCGAGCGGGAAGGACTAGCCTCCCCGCTTGCAAACCCGTGAATCCCACATAACCCCCGCCCGTGAGTCATCGACCATCAAATGCATTCTTACctcgtaaaacaaaaaaaaggcTGATATCATCGAGATGCATCCGTATTCGCGTTTCAACAAAGGCTATCACTACATATTCACTGTCATCGATGTGTTGAGCAAGTATGCGTGGGCTGTACCATTCAAGAGCAAGGGCGGAAGCGAGACGGCTAAcgcttttgcaaaaataattcgaAAGAGCAGTAGACAtccgaaaaacttgcaaaCCAATATGGGAAAGGAGTTTCACAACGCTGATGTGCAGAAACGCttgaaaaaacataatatcaatcattattctacatACTCTGTAATGAAAGCGTCAGTTGTCGAGCGATTCAATTGCATGCTGAAAAACGACATGTGGAAGCAATTTACGTTCAACGGCAATTACAAATGGATCGATATGTTACCACGTCTcgtgtttaattataatacccGAAAGCATCGAACAATTGGCATGCGACCCATTGATGTAACGCTCGAGGTAGCTGAAAGTCTCTTGGCTGCAGTATACAACGCTATAAAGATTACCGGTCCGGCGAAATTTAAAGTGGGTGACTCTGTACGCGTAAGCAAGTACAAAACTGTCTTTGAAAAAGATTATACACCAAATTGGACGACTGAGGTGTTTAAGATCATTAAAGTCCAGCATACCAATCCCATATCTACTCGAGGATTATCGTGGAAAGTCTATATctggagcgttctacgagTACGAATTGCATCGCGCGATTTATCCGGATGTATTTCttgtggaaaaaatattacgcagGAAGGGTGACGAGGTCTATGTAAAGTGgttgggattcgatggatcgCACAATTCATGGATACACAAAGACAATATCATTTGAttcatacagaaaaaaaataaacgtttatttattaaaaacatataaaagtgcaatgtataaaatatacaaataaatttttatgatacatAACAAAGAGTATCTTTATTATCCCTTCTTCcttattcttaatatatatataataggtataaaaatcttttttcgtacgagttttagatatataaaaaatacatgtgaAGTATGAAATACAAAGAcgcagaaatataaaatacataaaatatgcgtaaaatgtataatatatacagtacaaaatgtaaacctacaaaaatacatgtaaaatgtaaaatacatgatataaaatatacaaatatgaaatacgtatttaatacaatttattacaaaggTATCCGCCAATGTCCCCACGGCAATGTCTAAATCGAATCCGACACGAGATATCGTTTGTCATCGTACGGGCTCAGGGCGATTTTCTTTTCGGATATCGTGTTTACTTCATGTAACTTTGATCGTATACATGATTGACGACGTGTCATTTCGATTTCTTCGCGGAGACAGCGTGTATAATCGTCGAATGTTATAGTTCGCGCGACGACGCTGCTCTTAACACCTTTAGCCTTTTTGGTATCCTTCTTTCCATCCCTCATTGCATGCATTTTCGCCTTGAGTCCAACAAACTCTGTCATTATCGCACTGTTGTTCTCGTCCTTCATTAAATTcggtacttttttatttttgggaggcataccgtacgcgTTGTTGATCGGATAATCGCTTGTGTCGAATCTTGCAATATCACGcttcatattttcataaatattctcgCACTCGACATGGTATACGAGACTGTCGATGTCGGTATACATTACTTTGCTTTTGTCGCGATACAGTGGTAGCATGTACTCGTGGGGAAATTCATACAAACAGATTTTTGAAATGTCGAGTATACACATTCCTACATAGATCGGCTTGTTGAATTTCACTTCGAGATTACGCAGTTCGATAGCGATTAAGTTCTCTGAAAATACGCTTCTGCTGTAAAAATTAGGTTTTGCGATCATTGCCTCCGCGCCGTACCGTCCGTCCTATTTCGTTAAATGTTTTACGTCAACGTGATTGCGCACATTCTCCATAGTTTTCCCGAATACCGCATTATTCagaagtttatataaattttttttgaaatcatTTTTTGCAAGGGTTCGGAATTGTGTGTTTAATTCTATCTACTTGCGGAGCCATGGAGATTGCAAATTTTAACACGCGGTGCATTTGTGTTACCCGGAGACCATGACGCATACATTGCTGCAGATTTTGGTAATGAATGATGTAACGCTTCTTATCGTAAACAGTTGCAAGCAATTTCTCTTCTCGCGTACCGGGCGGTTTATCGCGCGTCGGACAGAACGGTAGATCGGCGTGCGCGTCGTGAAGATTTTGAGGATACTCGAGATCAATCTCGAGAATGTAACCTGTGGGTGAATCCGGAGCGATTGCGTTTACATCAAAATTTGAGATATCTTCAACCCATTGAAATTTAGCATAGGGCAAAGGTTGACACATTGCCCATCCGtataaattattgacgtcaaagtACATCAGGTACGACGATGGTTTCGATGAGTCGTACGACTGCATGTACTTATAATTATTCGCTCGCGCATATCTACCTGAACATTGACTTAGGCCTCCACGTATACCACGCTCAATGAACAATACCATATCAATGTCTGTGAGTAGTTCAAATGCATgtaattttagtatattttagcGTAGCGTTCCACGTATATCCGGGGAGTGTGTAATAATATGCAAGATCGAGACCGTAACTTTTAATACATGTGtcgcgaaaattttcaaaaacatcTGCTAATAACAAAAcatctgtttttaaatataagtcaCTGTATTCACCTAGCGTTTGAATGGAGAATCGCTTCCAGGCATTCTCAGCGTGCGTGTAATCGCTCTCGGACACCGTATTACCGGTCAGGCTACTGAAAAATGATTCGCGCGGCGGTAAACATGTGTCCTGCAACTTGTTCGCGCAATCCACATATTCATAAGGAAATACACCCTTTCGagttaataaattgaattttttgttagataaacttgaaatttctgaacgtacaatttttaatttatcggtATTGAAATATGACGCTAATTTATCGAGACTAGTGTTAAGGAATCTATATGAATCAATGAATCGTAACTGGATATGTTTTCGTGAATCTTTTTCGGTGGTATCTTTAACGGTTTTGgtaaaagaaatgtacttttcCTTTGTTATTGGTAGTAAACTAACTTCACCTTCGAACGCGGTtgctatttctttaattataaaatgtgaatCATAGCCTGataaattgtgaaaaactATTGGAAtgtaatatgaatttttataatttaagttacAATTTGAATGTGCAGGACCTCGGTATTTACTGGTTAAATAACAATGATCGCGTACCCGCGTATCATCCGGCGTGaacgaattattataaatatgacaACGCGTCGCGTTACGGTATGCCTCCCACTGTTCTTTTGACAATAGAAACATGGGAACATTAGCGGATAAACGCGTCTTAACGTTATGTGACAATTCTTTTAGTTCTTTTGTGAACCATGACACGCAATCAGTATCGGGACGAAATCGATAAATGGATAATGTATCATCGTACGAGCATTGCACGTAATATCCAATGTTAAATACCTGATGGTGTTAGTACGTATACGACCCTTGCTCCATGTTCAGTTGTGTCTTCTGTAATACGCACTCCAAGTCAGCGTATACAACAAATGGAAGTCGCTTCTTGTTCGTCGAATTATGGAATTTCAGCCATTTGTCTTTTTCATTGGGTAATAGAATGGCGCAGTCATTCATCCGATTACAGTGTTTGCTGGATATTCAACTTTTCCTCGGAATAAAAGTAATGTAGACAtctgtaaataacaaaaaaaaaaaaaatttaatttattattattttataaaaaatttataaacatatttataaaagaattattacttaccgatcacaaatgtatactTTTCCATTGTGTTTGCTCACTTGCGAGCTCACGAGGcgagacaaattttttatccacGTGAAATGGCCTATGTTATCGTTGCGCGGTTCTAGaatgtacaataaatttacgtGTTTCTCCTTCTTGTCATCGGAAAGTCAAAGGgggataaatttattgtcttcGATGCCGTATACGTTGATTGAAATGTTGTTATTAAGTcgctcaaattttttaatgtcttttagCGCAACTGGAAACTctatgtcaaaatttaaaactgttgAATAATGTGGGTAGGATAACACTCTGTCACTATGCCTTTCTGCAGGATGTAGAGCGGCGACCACTGACCACAAAAAGCATGTATTGTCTTTTGACTGCACGTTGATTATCGCTCTTTTCAACATAATAGGTCGTGGTTATGTGAAATGACATCCCGCACacatatacttatttatattaacagttAAATTTAGTATACGTGATAACGCCCACCCACTATCACGTTCTTGAAATTCATCGAGCAACGCTAACGTAGGCTCAATAACGTACCGCTTGTACCATTCATCCAAGTCCGATGTTTTAAAAAGATCGATGTTTCTCGTGGTAATACTCTTATTAGCACGTTTATCCCCCGCTACAAATTCGTTTGAGTTTCATTAAATGCGATGTTAACTTTTACACTACCGTGTCTTTCTAGAGCATCCCGCACTCGCTCTAGCACAATGTCTTTAGTATCTTCTAAAAAATGATGAGGTTCAATGTGACGCACATTAATCACTGCACTGGTTATGATACGGTACTTGAATGCGGTATCTATTTCACGCCACTCAAGTCTCGCGTTATTACTATTGTCACTAGTGCTTGCATAGTTACTACCAACGTGTATAAAACGTCTTTCCAGTCGTACTTTTTCACCTGTGAGTCGCGCAATTCTCGCCACCATACATTGTCTCTGTCCAATGGCAAGCTGAAAACGCTTCGCACGATTATATTCCTCGAGTTGTTCGATGCTCTCCTCACATAATTGCAACCATGCAAAGAATTCACTCAATGTAGCGACTCCGTTTGCTTGTTCTAAGAGTTCGCGTTCCACTCGTTCGAAGTACTCCATTTgggaaaaaaaactatttattcaTACACTGAATCACACTTGAAATATTTGCTATTGCACACAGACTTTTGGGCAAACAGACTTGAAAACGTTTAGGGGATGCTCAAAGGGCTACTCAATATATACCCATGCCAATGGTCACGTGATTTTgatgaaaagaattttagaaGAAGGGAAAAAGTCATACTAGACTTAAACATA
This sequence is a window from Monomorium pharaonis isolate MP-MQ-018 chromosome 3, ASM1337386v2, whole genome shotgun sequence. Protein-coding genes within it:
- the LOC118644641 gene encoding uncharacterized protein LOC118644641, encoding MFIGHGCFSDFLCQIWKENTTCCHHCSVKTDEKGDTALHTLAVCPVWERERGVLRAKLRSGEDLSLGTLVKAMLRDESAWKAVFSFCKTVMSRKEEAERADIIEMHPYSRFNKGYHYIFTVIDVLSKYAWAVPFKSKGGSETANAFAKIIRKSSRHPKNLQTNMGKEFHNADVQKRLKKHNINHYSTYSVMKASVVERFNCMLKNDMWKQFTFNGNYKWIDMLPRLVFNYNTRKHRTIGMRPIDVTLEVAESLLAAVYNAIKITGPAKFKVGDSVRSSIPIPYLLEDYRGKSISGAFYEYELHRAIYPDVFLVEKILRRKGDEVYVKWLGFDGSHNSWIHKDNII